From one Synechocystis sp. PCC 6803 substr. PCC-P genomic stretch:
- a CDS encoding helix-turn-helix transcriptional regulator, which yields MLAGNYQPPASLSDRELEILDLVAIGLTNQEVSERLEISKRTVDNHVSNILTKTNTENRVELVRWALQWGKVCLNDVNCCILPGQGSGS from the coding sequence ATGCTGGCCGGGAACTATCAACCCCCTGCGTCCCTATCGGATCGTGAATTGGAAATTTTAGACCTAGTGGCGATTGGTCTGACCAACCAGGAGGTGTCAGAACGTTTGGAGATTAGTAAAAGAACAGTGGATAACCATGTCAGTAATATTTTGACCAAGACCAACACGGAAAACCGGGTGGAATTGGTGCGCTGGGCCCTGCAATGGGGCAAGGTTTGTCTCAATGATGTCAACTGCTGTATATTACCGGGCCAAGGCAGTGGGTCTTAG
- the psaC gene encoding photosystem I iron-sulfur center protein PsaC: protein MSHSVKIYDTCIGCTQCVRACPLDVLEMVPWDGCKAAQIASSPRTEDCVGCKRCETACPTDFLSIRVYLGAETTRSMGLAY, encoded by the coding sequence ATGTCCCATAGTGTAAAAATTTACGATACCTGTATTGGTTGTACCCAATGCGTCCGGGCTTGCCCCCTCGATGTTCTAGAAATGGTGCCCTGGGATGGTTGTAAAGCCGCTCAGATCGCCTCCTCCCCTAGAACCGAGGATTGTGTTGGCTGCAAACGTTGTGAGACCGCCTGTCCCACAGACTTTTTAAGTATCCGAGTTTATTTGGGTGCCGAAACCACCCGCAGTATGGGTTTAGCTTACTAA